From Sander vitreus isolate 19-12246 chromosome 5, sanVit1, whole genome shotgun sequence:
tgtataCAGGACAGAAGAGTTTAAGTTGTTTATTTGGATTTCATTTGTAGTGATTTATATTGAATCTCTCAGCAGCAGCTATTATACAGAATGAAATACACTTAACAAGAAGCACTTCAAAGGCTCAACCTGTTTGTAGATACTCATTTACATCTTAATCCCACTTGTCCTCTGACTTGTGACCAGCTAACATTTTAGTGTATTTGCCTTCCTCGCCTCCAATCCACATCTTTGGGCCTATTACACTACACACATCATCAGAGGTCATTAGTGCCCTTTCTGGCCAGGCTTCTTTTGTTGATTGTGAtcaaacagacaggcagagtggAACAACACAAAAAGTATATTGAAGGATGGGTCAATGGGGGAGAGAAAAGAAGTAGCACTTGTTTATTTTGGAGAGGGGGCGGGGTGCCAGGAAGCAGAGGTGACAAGGGGAGATAGACCCCAAAAGCAATGAGGGAATGGAAAGAGTCAACGTCTGGATGCTGAAGCTACTGTGGAGGAAGGACAGGGTGGACTGGAACTGCTCAGCTGAAACTGTTCAATCCACACTTTCAACCAGGACAAGACCAGACAAGTCAAGACAGTCTCTCACATCTTTCAGGTTTTATTCACTTGATGCTTTGTCTTACAATGGTCTCGCCAGTGATGATGCCAGAGAGCTGCAGGCTTCAACGAATGgttatgtgtgtttatttatgctCAATTAAACAACAGTAAAGCATCCAACCTATTTTTTACACTAATAAGTTAAACAATAACCATATTCAGCGCAGACCATTTGCAATAATGAAGCAGATGTGGAACTTTGACACTTTTACAAGTGTCCAGAAAACACACAAGTAGTGGGAGCTTGATGTCATCACCTCTAAATCATGTGTCAGTTCTCACACATTTATTCCATCCTGAACAAACTTTTATGTCTAAAACACCCTTGTGGTCAGGCAATTGCACTCTTACTTTACCAGGAATGATTACTAATTAAAACTGATGTAATAGGCCCTGTCAAAAACTTGTATTCCTCAAACTTGTGCTACTTCTTAGTAGCAGAGTTCAAATTAGTGGATCTACAGTGTGTCTTCCTTTTTGCTACAAAACGTCCTGTTTGGCATTTACTGAATAGACCAATGAACAGATACTTCTGACATGACATCTGTGTATAGGTTATTGTCCAATTCCACCTGACCAGCACATCTTTTGCAAAACTTTGAGACGCAACAGAGGCACAGCGGCCGAGCAATACTGAATAGTTCAGTGCAATAATGCCAGAGTCGTCCTGGGACATCCATTATTTAGTAGTCTTTATATAATATACTCATCAAAAGGGAAAGTCTGGTCAGCCACTTCAGAATGAACCTATAGCAAAACTTAGGCACAGTGAAGCAACAAGGGGCCagcaacagtggtggaatggaaatgttggatgaccccaTCTAGCTCTTAGGGAGGAGGGAGTTTCTCCCAGCTATGTACAGTTGTATATTGACCTCTCTTTATACAGTCCACTGACTGAGGTTATCAGTTGCCTGTGAGCTCCTTAAGGAATTCCTCTGATAGGACTGTGCCGAATGTAACAGTCAAGATTCAGTATCATTTCAAATTGTATATTCACTTTTCACTTACTTTAAATAAGCAAACTGCTAATAACTCAGTTGTGGTCGCAGAAATAACAAACAGCTTTTTGCTCTGTCGGATGGCACTGTCCAAGAGAAATGTGTATTCAGACCAGTGAACCGATGAACATATTACCctgattattttaaaaatacaattcaCTGACATGACGGGAACAGGACTTTCTAAGAGCACACAATCAATGCATACTATAGAATACAAATGACAAAACGAGTGTTTTAATGTTGTTTGCTTTAATGCTTTGTCACCCTACAAACCGTGTtaaaatctgtttaaaaaatgtcaacacaatTATGGTTTACATTCCCTGTATGACACTTCAGGTGAATACCCTTTTTTTAAGAGCACGGTTGACAAATTATACTGTATCTTAAACATTTCAAGGCAATATCTGAACAGAGGTGTCAGGAACTGTGTGGAAATAAAGCACATCAAGTTAAAAACCCTTTTGGAATGGTTTAAATTCGacaaacttaatttttttttttttccctactGATCTTAATTTTCATTAACTTATACCAGTTCTTAGGGATGAGGCTTTGTTGGTGTTAAGTACTTCTCAGGGTTGATTTTAAACTTGTAGCCATTAGAGGAAGGCACACCTTGTCATACATAAAATCAGGTTTAAGCCTTGAAGATGACACAAAAAGTTTCATTACAGATTTGTTCTTGGCAAAACAAGCAAATTATACTGATAAAGACAgactttaaaacactaagacACTGGAGATACTGAAGGCGAACCTCCGTCTTCATGGAACGGATGATGGGAAATAAGAAGGTGCTCCTCACAGCTTCTTGTTGGTAAGTCTGACATCTTAACACTCGTTCCAGGTCCTCCTAGATGTCCATTTCAAACTGTGAGTCAtcaccttgaaaaaaaaaaaaaaaatacatattgcaGTAACCAAACATCAAATGTTTTGCTATATTAGGATACATCTTTAACAGTTGGATATCATATTGAACTCAAAGTAATATTTCAGGAAGACTGGAGGACTTCTATAACTAGCAGATAATATATTGTCAAAAACATCTGGCAGTGACCAGAGCAAGAGTTCACCACAGGGTGACTGATACCTAAAGAAGCAATGAAGCATGTTTAATTTAACAAGGTACTCAAAGAATcaacaactgtttttttttaacacagttgTCTAACTTGATATGTTCAGATATGTTTCTATCTTTTGATAACAACTCAAATacatatgaatacattttaaatgaatgtttagTTCTGACCGATTGCAACTTCTTTTGTAAGTACTCAGTCAGTCCAtttaagaatttaaaaaaaaaaaagccacaaatgAATAGGAAATCATATCAGGAAACATATCAGGCCTTAGCTGGGTTCCAGACCTCTGAATCGCTGCCCATGTCTTAAATGTTTTTCGGGAATTAAATTAGGTCTGGTGGGGTGCTCTTTGATGGTCGTTTCCCCACTTGGAGAAACAACCTATCCAATCAGAGCTATGTAGGCGGAGTTCAGAATGGAGAAGTCATCTTCTTGTGCCATCAGCAGAAAAAATTGCAAAAAGGAAAAACTGCCAAGAGAATGTTGACAAGCGTAGATGAGAATGATGCAGCTGTTCAGGTTGCTGCAAGACGACTTCTAGAAGTAACAACTCTAAAATcgacatgtttaaaatgttaactGCTCCATGCAACTGCAACCTCAGCTTCTGTTTCAACTGAAAATGATGTTGACAGGACGGATACATCACTAGCTACTGATTGGTTGAGGCAAAATTACGAATCCCTCCTAAACAGAAATCAGCTAACAGGGACACAATCTCAGGCTGAACAAGAAAGTGAAATGAAATGGCAAGAATGACCTCCTTGTTGAAACTTCAAACTGGCTTCTCACCCAAGACAGAGAATGGCAGCTATGTGAAAACAGTTTTATGATTTGATAATAACAAGATGAAGGACCCATTAGTGCTGTAGTTTTCAGTGGCTACATTAATTTACATTTGAATCCAGGTCTGAATCCTTCACTCCAAAAGCAAGGGCCACCCTGTGATGTTTGTCTGAGGATGAACATATATATTAAACAATAGATGTGATATGTAATTCTGACTTGCCATTCCAGGATGGAACCATATGGCGGCCTTCTTACCTGGGCTAAGTTTTACCATTGCTTCAATTGGAACATATGGGGAAAGAGGCTCATGTTGTCTTTATAAtccttatatttttttttaccaatacaACATACATTTATTCAAAGTAATGATCGTAAGACAACTCTGCCTGTCTAGAAACcaaaaaacaaagattttggtagaattttgattattattgttCCAAGAGAACAAATGTATGTTTTCAATCATGAAGATAATCTAATCATTTTGCATTTATATTCCATacaataatttaatttttttaatttttgcccGAGCTTAATAAGTAATCACTTCTTTGCTATTCTGAATGGCTAATACACATTAAACAATATGTTTTATCCTAAATAGATTCAGTATTAATGTCATAGGCAGGTAATTACAACCAGACACACAAGAAACAAACAACTTACTGTATTATATtagtatatttattattgtcatAAATTGTACATAATATATAACTAATTTATAAGACCACATTCATTTCCCATAAACCTAAGTCCTTGTTTTGATGACAGGATGAAGAGTCTTCTAACTGTAAATGAgaagttgtttttgttgataAAAGTTTTGTTTGGGAAGGCCAATGTCTTCAGCACAACTCCTCATGGACTCGTCTCATTCTCTTTCATTCTCGTTTTGGATATCAAGTTTACGGTGATAATGCGGAGAAATCGCGGGAAGTTTACCTGAACTGCTGAAGTACAAACTGGATTACTTTACCTGATCAAGACAcagattatgttttatttactttactGAAAGGAAAATCATGTTAAGGCATGAGGTAAGATGACAACAAGTGATGTTTATATATGATGATGACAGCTAATTTTGGGTTAGTTAATGTAGATTTTATATCTATGGGTGTGAACATACCAGTGTTGCTGCTATCAGGTGCAGTGATATTGTTGTTCAGTAGTTCTCCATTATGGGCCTTCTCATTGGTGTCTTTGGAGGGAGGACTTGTCACCCCTGGAATTTTGGGCAGACCTTTTGGAGGAGTCTTGGCCACGGGAGAGTTGCGACACCCCAGCAGGAACTTTCGGTCGTAGATGATCCTGGTACCTTTTGTGTGAAGAGGCAGAAAAATAGAAGGATGACTGATCAGCATGATCAGAAATGGAGCACTGCCTCAGTTCAGACAGAACACTAAGGTCAACCTTTAtgcttttaacacttttttgttGCAGTCGTATGTTCttaaaaactaataataaaaaaattgttcAGTATTTTGTCATGTCATCAAAAAAAGCATTATCGAAGATATTCCCAAAAATATCTTGATATTATTTTATGGCCACATCACCCATATCTAGTGCAGTGTGTCATTTAACTTGACACTTCTCACCGTTACTCTGATGATATGCTAATGCCAGTGCTGTTTACTGCTACAGCttcatccaccaccccaacctccttTTTATGTGTTAAGATTTTGATATTGTTAATGTGACTAAAGTTTATTGGTCatgcatttgtttattttctctatttCCTATAATTCTATAGTCTAAAAATAGGAAAGCTATTAAAAACCTTGAATTCATGACATGTTATACAGGtacataatgtactgtataatatGTTTACCATGCTGTttgttaataaaatgtaattaaaaaaaattaccacAAGATAGTGAGCGCACATTGGTAAGCACCAATCACAGCTTTAGTGGTCAGTGACGTATGACCACCACAAGCATTAGAGGACAGTAACATAGCTAATGTTCAAAGATCAGCTGATATAACCCACAAAACACCGAAAACACGTCTCACGTTTAATAAGCAAGCAGCGGTATGAGTTTATACCACCCACATGCCTAGGATCACGATTAGTTTATTACCTCAGATCTAGCAATCTGTGCCTCCTGTTTTCAACCACACttgctagctagcgttagcagctagctTGAGCATAGCTAGCAGCTGGTTCTGCACAGTGGCGTTTGACAGCAACAGACCTCATGGAGTTAGCCTGAGCGTTTCCTGCACTCACTGCAGACAATACAGCAGTTTAGTTGATACGAGTATAAATCATGTATGACGGTGGGTAACAGCATCTCTCGTTGGCACATAAAAGTCAATGTATAACAACAGTACGCACCACCCGGGGTCGTGCTGAACAGGGTCCCTCCGGGAGTAGTGGAGTAGTCGTGGGGCATGTGCGCCGCGTCGTTAATGGTCACCCTCCTGGTCGACGGGATGGCCTTGGCAGTGGTCTTCTGGCAGTCAGTGGACATCTTGTCTCAACTATAATAACTAAAATTAGCTAACTAAATAGCACGAACCAGGCAGAAAGTCTTAGttttacaaaacaacaaagcCACACCGCGCTTGTGTTTGGCTCAACAGAATGGCTACTTTcggataaataaaaataaatacctcTTGTTCATAAGTGCAAATGATGACATGTAGTATCGTCACATTACAACATGCAGTCTCACACACTTGTGTACAGGTTCTTTCTTTAAAAGGACCCAGGTACACCTCTGCTTTCACTCACCCTCTAatatgcacacaaacaacacacagacaggctgAGGCTGCAGGGGAAAATACTGCCCGAGCTGGACAAAATGAAATCATTCCGCCCCCTACTGGCACATCATGTCTGTGCAATGACTGTACTATAAAGTTCAACTGTTTTCTAATAGCTCCATATCATCATATAAAAATATCTGAAAGGTAATCTAAGACAAATTAGGCTATAGGATACATTCAACAGATTACGACCTTGCTAGATGAACTACCAGTTTAATTCTAGCCGTAACCTATGGCAAACAAAAGGATTCGCTGCTAGTTTTGCAGGACTGCATTTATTCAATGGATACTGAAAATGGATACATTACtcatcttatttttattttttttttttttttttttttacagacaaaaAGGGTCTAGCCACTGGCACATTAATTTGTCTATTGATATGCTTTTGCAGAGTTTAAAATAGACCATTATGTTAAACATTTGGTTCTTTGGTGAAAGTCTAATAAGATGTAATAATGTTCATAACAGCAGTATGCACAGGAACAGGCCTGGGGCAGCATGTTTATCAAGTGACTCACACAAAAGtatacacactatacacaaagacatttcatttctttattaattTTGTAAATGTTGAGCTGGTGTACAGAGTAATTTGTCAATAGATGTCCTCGGATTTTATTGGATTAAAAGGCTTTTACATGTATATTTTAAATTCATGTTTTACTCtccataacaataaaaaaagcaaacaaaacaggTTAAAATACCCACAAGAACCCTATTTTATCCCCAGGTTGCAGGCATTACCCAGAACTCAACAGTCTCTTGGTAGCTACAGCTGTATGATGCTAAAAGTACATCCATAACATAACTAGAATCCCAGTTGACAAGTAAGGGTGCATAGCATTctaagtaaaatatatatatattttcatatatttcatatatatagccttttatgttaaaaacattttctgtgcaTGTGCGCAGTTGCATTCCTTAGTATTGAGTAATATGCTATTGCGTTAA
This genomic window contains:
- the LOC144518237 gene encoding eukaryotic translation initiation factor 4E-binding protein 1-like — protein: MSTDCQKTTAKAIPSTRRVTINDAAHMPHDYSTTPGGTLFSTTPGGTRIIYDRKFLLGCRNSPVAKTPPKGLPKIPGVTSPPSKDTNEKAHNGELLNNNITAPDSSNTGDDSQFEMDI